The Lepus europaeus isolate LE1 chromosome 6, mLepTim1.pri, whole genome shotgun sequence genome includes a window with the following:
- the ATN1 gene encoding atrophin-1 isoform X2, with product MKTRQNKDSMSMRSGRKKEAPGPREELRSRGRASPGGVSTSSSDGKAEKSRQTAKKARVEEASTPKVNKQGRSEEISESESEETNAPKKTKTEELPRPQSPSDLDSLDGRSLNDDGSSDPRDIDQDNRSTSPSIYSPGSVENDSDSSSGLSQGPARPYHPPPLFPPSPAPPDSTPRQPEPGFEPHPVTPTGYHAPMEPPTSRMFQAPPGAPPPHPQLYSGGAGGGVLSGPPMGPKGGGTASSVGAPGGGKQHPPPTTPISISSSGASGAPPTKPPTTPLGSGNLPAAPPPATFPHVTPNLPPPPALRPLNNASASPPGLGAQPLPGHLPSPHAMGQNMGGLPPGPEKGPALAPSPHPLPPPSSSSAPAPPMRYSYSSSSSSSVAVSSSSNSASQYPASQALPSYPHSFPPPTSLSVSNQPPKYTQPSLPSQAVWSQGPPPPPPYGRLLANSNAHPGPFAPSSGGQSTAHPPAPAHHHHHQQQQQQQQQQQQQQHHHGSSGPPPPGAYPHPLESSSSHHAHPYTMSPSLGSLRPYPPGPAHLPPPHNQVSYSQAGPNGPPASSSSNSSSSSSQGSYPCSHPSPSQGPQGAPYPFPPGPPVTSSATLSTVIATVASSPAGYKTASPPGPPPYGKRAPSPGAYKTATPPGYKPGSPPSFRTGTPPGYRGASPPAGPGTFKPGSPTVGPGPLPPAGPSNLSSLPPPPAAPNSGPPLNAAQIKQEPAEEYESPESPAPPARSPSPPPKVVDMPSHASQSARFNKHLDRGFNSCARSDLYFVPLEGSKLAKKRADLVEKVRREAEQRAREEKEREREREREKEREREKERELERSVKLAQEGRAPVECPSLGPVPHRPPFEPGSAVATVPPYLGPDTPALRTLSEYARPHVMSPGNRNHPFYVPLGAVDPGLLGYNVPALYSSDPAAREREREARERDLRDRLKPGFEVKPSELEPLHGVPGPGLDPFPRHGGLALQPGPPGLHPFPFHPSLGPLERERLALAAGPALRPDMSYAERLAAERQHAERVAALGNDPLARLQMLNVTPHHHQHSHIHSHLHLHQQDAIHAASASVHPLIDPLASGSHLTRIPYPAGTLPNPLLPHPLHENEVLRHQLFAAPYRDLPASLSAPMSAAHQLQAMHAQSAELQRLALEQQQWLHAHHPLHSVPLPAQEDYYSHLKKESDKPL from the exons ATGAAGACGCGACAGAATAAAGACTCA ATGTCGATGAGGagtggaaggaagaaagaggccCCTGGGCCCCGGGAAGAGCTGAGATCGAGGGGCCGGGCCTCCCCTGGAGGGGTCAGCACGTCCAGCAGTGACGGCAAAGCCGAGAAGTCCAGGCAGACAGCCAAG AAGGCCCGAGTAGAGGAAGCCTCCACCCCAAAGGTCAACAAGCAGGGCCGGAGTGAAGAGATCTCAGAGAGTGAAAGTGAGGAGACCAATGCACCGAAAAAGACCAAAACTGAG gagctcccGCGGCCACAGTCTCCCTCGGATCTGGACAGCCTGGATGGGCGGAGCCTCAATGACGACGGCAGCAGTGACCCTAGGGACATCGACCAGGACAACCGAAGCACGTCCCCCAGCATCTACAGCCCTGGCAGTGTGGAGAATGACTCCGACTCGTCTTCTGGCCtgtcccaggggccagcacgCCCCTACCACCCGCCTCCactctttcctccttcccctgcACCACCAGACAGCACCCCCCGGCAGCCAGAGCCTGGCTTTGAACCCCATCCTGTGACACCCACTGGATACCATGCTCCCATGGAGCCCCCCACATCTCGAATgttccaggctcctcctgggGCTCCTCCCCCTCACCCACAGCTCTACTCTGGGGGTGCTGGTGGAGGGGTTTTGTCCGGACCTCCAATGGGTCCCAAAGGTGGAGGGACTGCCTCTTCAGTGGGAGCCCCTGGTGGGGGAAAGCAGCACCCTCCACCCACTACCCCCATTTCAATATCAAGCTCTGGGGCCAGTGGTGCTCCCCCAACAAAACCACCTACCACTCCCTTGGGTAGCGGGAATCTACCCGCTGCTCCACCACCCGCCACTTTCCCCCACGTGACACCAAacctgcctcccccacctgccctgcGGCCTCTCAACAATGCATCAGCTTCTCCTCCTGGCCTGGGGGCCCAGCCGCTACCTGGGCATCTGCCCTCCCCCCACGCCATGGGCCAGAATATGGGtggacttcctcctggcccagagaagggcccggccctggctccCTCGCCTCACCCTCTGCCCCCTCcgtcctcctcctctgccccagcccccccaATGAGGTACTCTTACTCATCTTCTTCCAGCAGCTCTGTGGCAGTCTCCTCCAgttctaactctgcctcccagTACCCAGCCTCCCAGGCACTGCCCAGTTATCcccactccttccctcctcccacaaGCCTCTCTGTTTCCAATCAGCCACCCAAGTACACTCAGCCTTCTCTCCCGTCCCAGGCTGTGTGGAGCCAGggacctcctccccctcccccatatgGCCGCCTTTTAGCCAACAGCAATGCCCATCCTGGCCCCTTCGCTCCTTCCTCTGGGGGCCAGTCCACTGCCCacccaccagccccagcccatcaccatcaccaccagcaacagcagcagcaacagcaacaacagcaacagcaacaacatCACCACGGCAGCTCTGGGCCGCCTCCCCCGGGCGCATACCCCCATCCTCTGGAGAGCAGCAGCTCCCACCACGCCCACCCTTACACCATGTCTCCCTCTCTGGGTTCTCTGAGGCCCTATCCCCCAGGGCCGGcacacctgcccccacctcaCAACCAGGTGTCCTACAGCCAAGCAGGCCCCAACGGCCCCCCAGCCTCTTCCTCTTCcaactcctcttcttcctcttctcaagGTTCCTACCCCTGTTCACATCCATCCCCTTCACAGGGGCCCCAGGGCGCGCCCTACCCCTTCCCACCGGGGCCCCCGGTCACCTCCTCTGCTACCCTTTCCACGGTGATTGCCACCGTGGCCTCCTCGCCAGCAGGTTACAAAACGGCCTCCCCGCCCGGGCCGCCACCATATGGAAAGAGAGCCCCGTCCCCAGGGGCCTACAAGACGGCCACCCCGCCCGGATACAAGCCGGGGTCGCCGCCCTCCTTCCGAACAGGGACCCCTCCGGGCTACCGAGGCGCCTCACCGCCTGCCGGCCCAGGGACCTTCAAGCCAGGCTCGCCTACGGTGGggcccgggcccctgccacctgcgggGCCCTCAAACCTGTCATCTCTGCCGCCGCCACCTGCGGCCCCTAACTCAGGGCCCCCCCTGAACGCCGCGCAAATCAAACAGGAGCCGGCGGAGGAGTACGAGTCCCCCGAGAGCCCGGCGCCCCCGGCCCGCAGCCCCTCGCCCCCTCCCAAGGTGGTAGACATGCCCAGCCATGCCAGTCAGTCTGCCAG GTTCAACAAACACCTGGACCGCGGCTTCAACTCGTGCGCGCGCAGCGACTTATACTTCGTGCCGCTGGAGGGCTCCAAGCTGGCCAAGAAGCGGGCCGACCTGGTGGAGAAGGTGCGGCGCGAGGCCGAGCAGCGCGCGCGCGAAGAAAAggagcgggagcgggagcgggagcgTGAGAAAGAGCGCGAGCGCGAGAAGGAGCGCGAGCTCGAGCGCAGCGTG AAATTGGCCCAGGAGGGCCGCGCTCCAGTGGAGTGCCCATCCCTGGGCCCAGTGCCGCATCGACCTCCATTTGAGCCAGGCAGTGCTGTGGCCACAGTGCCCCCGTACCTGGGGCCCGATACTCCAGCCCTGCGCACACTCAGTGAATACGCTCGGCCTCACGTCATGTCTCCCGGCAATCGTAACCATCCATTCTATGTGCCCCTCGGGGCAGTGGACCCAGGGCTCCTGGGTTACAACGTCCCGGCCCTGTACAGCAGTGACCCAGCTGctcgggagagggagcgggaagccCGGGAACGAGACCTCCGCGACCGACTCAAGCCCGGCTTCGAGGTGAAGCCCAGCGAGCTGGAACCCCTCCATGGggtccctgggccaggcctggatcCCTTCCCTCGACACGGGGGTCTGGCCCTGCAGCCCGGCCCACCTGGCCTgcaccctttccccttccatccgAGCCTGGGGCCCCTGGAGCGAGAGCGCCTCGCGCTGGCAGCCGGGCCAGCCCTGCGGCCTGACATGTCCTACGCGGAACGGCTGGCAGCAGAGAGGCAGCATGCCGAGAGGGTGGCGGCCCTGGGCAATGACCCGCTGGCCCGGCTGCAGATGCTCAATGTGACCCCCCATCACCACCAGCACTCCCACATCCActcgcacctgcacctgcaccagcaGGATGCCATTCACGCAG cctctgcctcggTGCACCCTCTCATTGACCCCCTGGCATCAGGGTCTCACCTTACCCGGATCCCCTACCCAGCCGGGACCCTCCCTAACCCCCTTCTTCCTCACCCTCTGCACGAGAACGAGGTTCTTCGTCACCAGCTCTTTG CTGCCCCTTACCGGGACCTGCCAGCCTCCCTCTCCGCCCCCATGTCTGCAGCTCACCAGCTGCAGGCCATGCACGCGCAGTCTGCCGAGCTGCAGCGCTTGGCGCTGGAACAGCAGCAGTGGCTGCACGCCCACCACCCGCTGCACAGCGTGCCCCTGCCAGCCCAGGAGGACTACTACAG TCACCTGAAGAAGGAGAGCGACAAGCCGCTGTAG
- the ATN1 gene encoding atrophin-1 isoform X1 has translation MKTRQNKDSMSMRSGRKKEAPGPREELRSRGRASPGGVSTSSSDGKAEKSRQTAKKARVEEASTPKVNKQGRSEEISESESEETNAPKKTKTEQELPRPQSPSDLDSLDGRSLNDDGSSDPRDIDQDNRSTSPSIYSPGSVENDSDSSSGLSQGPARPYHPPPLFPPSPAPPDSTPRQPEPGFEPHPVTPTGYHAPMEPPTSRMFQAPPGAPPPHPQLYSGGAGGGVLSGPPMGPKGGGTASSVGAPGGGKQHPPPTTPISISSSGASGAPPTKPPTTPLGSGNLPAAPPPATFPHVTPNLPPPPALRPLNNASASPPGLGAQPLPGHLPSPHAMGQNMGGLPPGPEKGPALAPSPHPLPPPSSSSAPAPPMRYSYSSSSSSSVAVSSSSNSASQYPASQALPSYPHSFPPPTSLSVSNQPPKYTQPSLPSQAVWSQGPPPPPPYGRLLANSNAHPGPFAPSSGGQSTAHPPAPAHHHHHQQQQQQQQQQQQQQHHHGSSGPPPPGAYPHPLESSSSHHAHPYTMSPSLGSLRPYPPGPAHLPPPHNQVSYSQAGPNGPPASSSSNSSSSSSQGSYPCSHPSPSQGPQGAPYPFPPGPPVTSSATLSTVIATVASSPAGYKTASPPGPPPYGKRAPSPGAYKTATPPGYKPGSPPSFRTGTPPGYRGASPPAGPGTFKPGSPTVGPGPLPPAGPSNLSSLPPPPAAPNSGPPLNAAQIKQEPAEEYESPESPAPPARSPSPPPKVVDMPSHASQSARFNKHLDRGFNSCARSDLYFVPLEGSKLAKKRADLVEKVRREAEQRAREEKEREREREREKEREREKERELERSVKLAQEGRAPVECPSLGPVPHRPPFEPGSAVATVPPYLGPDTPALRTLSEYARPHVMSPGNRNHPFYVPLGAVDPGLLGYNVPALYSSDPAAREREREARERDLRDRLKPGFEVKPSELEPLHGVPGPGLDPFPRHGGLALQPGPPGLHPFPFHPSLGPLERERLALAAGPALRPDMSYAERLAAERQHAERVAALGNDPLARLQMLNVTPHHHQHSHIHSHLHLHQQDAIHAASASVHPLIDPLASGSHLTRIPYPAGTLPNPLLPHPLHENEVLRHQLFAAPYRDLPASLSAPMSAAHQLQAMHAQSAELQRLALEQQQWLHAHHPLHSVPLPAQEDYYSHLKKESDKPL, from the exons ATGAAGACGCGACAGAATAAAGACTCA ATGTCGATGAGGagtggaaggaagaaagaggccCCTGGGCCCCGGGAAGAGCTGAGATCGAGGGGCCGGGCCTCCCCTGGAGGGGTCAGCACGTCCAGCAGTGACGGCAAAGCCGAGAAGTCCAGGCAGACAGCCAAG AAGGCCCGAGTAGAGGAAGCCTCCACCCCAAAGGTCAACAAGCAGGGCCGGAGTGAAGAGATCTCAGAGAGTGAAAGTGAGGAGACCAATGCACCGAAAAAGACCAAAACTGAG caggagctcccGCGGCCACAGTCTCCCTCGGATCTGGACAGCCTGGATGGGCGGAGCCTCAATGACGACGGCAGCAGTGACCCTAGGGACATCGACCAGGACAACCGAAGCACGTCCCCCAGCATCTACAGCCCTGGCAGTGTGGAGAATGACTCCGACTCGTCTTCTGGCCtgtcccaggggccagcacgCCCCTACCACCCGCCTCCactctttcctccttcccctgcACCACCAGACAGCACCCCCCGGCAGCCAGAGCCTGGCTTTGAACCCCATCCTGTGACACCCACTGGATACCATGCTCCCATGGAGCCCCCCACATCTCGAATgttccaggctcctcctgggGCTCCTCCCCCTCACCCACAGCTCTACTCTGGGGGTGCTGGTGGAGGGGTTTTGTCCGGACCTCCAATGGGTCCCAAAGGTGGAGGGACTGCCTCTTCAGTGGGAGCCCCTGGTGGGGGAAAGCAGCACCCTCCACCCACTACCCCCATTTCAATATCAAGCTCTGGGGCCAGTGGTGCTCCCCCAACAAAACCACCTACCACTCCCTTGGGTAGCGGGAATCTACCCGCTGCTCCACCACCCGCCACTTTCCCCCACGTGACACCAAacctgcctcccccacctgccctgcGGCCTCTCAACAATGCATCAGCTTCTCCTCCTGGCCTGGGGGCCCAGCCGCTACCTGGGCATCTGCCCTCCCCCCACGCCATGGGCCAGAATATGGGtggacttcctcctggcccagagaagggcccggccctggctccCTCGCCTCACCCTCTGCCCCCTCcgtcctcctcctctgccccagcccccccaATGAGGTACTCTTACTCATCTTCTTCCAGCAGCTCTGTGGCAGTCTCCTCCAgttctaactctgcctcccagTACCCAGCCTCCCAGGCACTGCCCAGTTATCcccactccttccctcctcccacaaGCCTCTCTGTTTCCAATCAGCCACCCAAGTACACTCAGCCTTCTCTCCCGTCCCAGGCTGTGTGGAGCCAGggacctcctccccctcccccatatgGCCGCCTTTTAGCCAACAGCAATGCCCATCCTGGCCCCTTCGCTCCTTCCTCTGGGGGCCAGTCCACTGCCCacccaccagccccagcccatcaccatcaccaccagcaacagcagcagcaacagcaacaacagcaacagcaacaacatCACCACGGCAGCTCTGGGCCGCCTCCCCCGGGCGCATACCCCCATCCTCTGGAGAGCAGCAGCTCCCACCACGCCCACCCTTACACCATGTCTCCCTCTCTGGGTTCTCTGAGGCCCTATCCCCCAGGGCCGGcacacctgcccccacctcaCAACCAGGTGTCCTACAGCCAAGCAGGCCCCAACGGCCCCCCAGCCTCTTCCTCTTCcaactcctcttcttcctcttctcaagGTTCCTACCCCTGTTCACATCCATCCCCTTCACAGGGGCCCCAGGGCGCGCCCTACCCCTTCCCACCGGGGCCCCCGGTCACCTCCTCTGCTACCCTTTCCACGGTGATTGCCACCGTGGCCTCCTCGCCAGCAGGTTACAAAACGGCCTCCCCGCCCGGGCCGCCACCATATGGAAAGAGAGCCCCGTCCCCAGGGGCCTACAAGACGGCCACCCCGCCCGGATACAAGCCGGGGTCGCCGCCCTCCTTCCGAACAGGGACCCCTCCGGGCTACCGAGGCGCCTCACCGCCTGCCGGCCCAGGGACCTTCAAGCCAGGCTCGCCTACGGTGGggcccgggcccctgccacctgcgggGCCCTCAAACCTGTCATCTCTGCCGCCGCCACCTGCGGCCCCTAACTCAGGGCCCCCCCTGAACGCCGCGCAAATCAAACAGGAGCCGGCGGAGGAGTACGAGTCCCCCGAGAGCCCGGCGCCCCCGGCCCGCAGCCCCTCGCCCCCTCCCAAGGTGGTAGACATGCCCAGCCATGCCAGTCAGTCTGCCAG GTTCAACAAACACCTGGACCGCGGCTTCAACTCGTGCGCGCGCAGCGACTTATACTTCGTGCCGCTGGAGGGCTCCAAGCTGGCCAAGAAGCGGGCCGACCTGGTGGAGAAGGTGCGGCGCGAGGCCGAGCAGCGCGCGCGCGAAGAAAAggagcgggagcgggagcgggagcgTGAGAAAGAGCGCGAGCGCGAGAAGGAGCGCGAGCTCGAGCGCAGCGTG AAATTGGCCCAGGAGGGCCGCGCTCCAGTGGAGTGCCCATCCCTGGGCCCAGTGCCGCATCGACCTCCATTTGAGCCAGGCAGTGCTGTGGCCACAGTGCCCCCGTACCTGGGGCCCGATACTCCAGCCCTGCGCACACTCAGTGAATACGCTCGGCCTCACGTCATGTCTCCCGGCAATCGTAACCATCCATTCTATGTGCCCCTCGGGGCAGTGGACCCAGGGCTCCTGGGTTACAACGTCCCGGCCCTGTACAGCAGTGACCCAGCTGctcgggagagggagcgggaagccCGGGAACGAGACCTCCGCGACCGACTCAAGCCCGGCTTCGAGGTGAAGCCCAGCGAGCTGGAACCCCTCCATGGggtccctgggccaggcctggatcCCTTCCCTCGACACGGGGGTCTGGCCCTGCAGCCCGGCCCACCTGGCCTgcaccctttccccttccatccgAGCCTGGGGCCCCTGGAGCGAGAGCGCCTCGCGCTGGCAGCCGGGCCAGCCCTGCGGCCTGACATGTCCTACGCGGAACGGCTGGCAGCAGAGAGGCAGCATGCCGAGAGGGTGGCGGCCCTGGGCAATGACCCGCTGGCCCGGCTGCAGATGCTCAATGTGACCCCCCATCACCACCAGCACTCCCACATCCActcgcacctgcacctgcaccagcaGGATGCCATTCACGCAG cctctgcctcggTGCACCCTCTCATTGACCCCCTGGCATCAGGGTCTCACCTTACCCGGATCCCCTACCCAGCCGGGACCCTCCCTAACCCCCTTCTTCCTCACCCTCTGCACGAGAACGAGGTTCTTCGTCACCAGCTCTTTG CTGCCCCTTACCGGGACCTGCCAGCCTCCCTCTCCGCCCCCATGTCTGCAGCTCACCAGCTGCAGGCCATGCACGCGCAGTCTGCCGAGCTGCAGCGCTTGGCGCTGGAACAGCAGCAGTGGCTGCACGCCCACCACCCGCTGCACAGCGTGCCCCTGCCAGCCCAGGAGGACTACTACAG TCACCTGAAGAAGGAGAGCGACAAGCCGCTGTAG